The genome window AGGAAAAGAAGATAAAAGGGAATGATCAAAGCACAGATGGAGAGACTTCCTCTTCTTTCTTGCATTTTGCTCTCACGTTACATTAGATAAAGGAAATATCTCTTTTGGAGTAAATAAATTGAAGTCTTCAACATTTAGAGTCTTCCACATGAAGAGTGAAAGATACCTCACGGCCATAGATTATCCAACCATGGGATTATACAGCCTTCAGCATTTAACAGTTTGCGTTACACAAGTTCTTCAAAAAACAgagcaatataaataaataaagtaaaattgCTATCGCACCACTTAttgttaaacaaacaaacacgcacccaAGTTGCCAAATTCTCCACCTGCTGCACAAAGCCCACCAAACCCCAACCATCCAGGCTTTTCAGTGTCTCCTGCCCAGCCCTCGCTTATTTCTGTATCAGATAGAATATGGCAGCGGGACAAAAAGTAATAAGTccacccccccactccccgCTTCATCCTCTCAAAAGACTTTCATCTCCCCCCTACTCCCCTCCTGCTAGAATCCTCTGGAAAGGATGTATCTGGTGCGAGACACGCGAGCAGCGCCTGCCACGAGGGGTGGAGGCGTTGAGGCCGGTCTCCATCCATCtccggccccctcccccctcacttcCCCTCCCCAACGTCCAGAACATCCAGGCCAGGCTGACACCGGCCGGCACAGGGCTTGGAGGGGATCCAGTATGGAGGACGATATGTTTTCTGGGGAGCAtggggggttgtgggggtaaGAGGAGGGTCACGGAAGGAAACAGGAACACCCCTTCATCAGGGGACGCCAAGCCTGATCCGCTGTATCTGTCGGCCGCCGTGGCCTCCGTGACAACTCTATGGGGTGTATACGTGTCAGGATTACCCCCGCACCCTTTCTATAGACGGAGTCACATGGCTGCGATACATTCGCCTGGAGTCACGGTGAAGTGGAGAAAAGGGAATGAGTGAGAGTAAGGGATGAAATGTATCCTGGTGATTACCCCAGGACCTCGCGGACCTTATCTTGAGCTGTGGGAAGAAAGGAATCCCACCACAGTTGTAGGACTTTCAGTTCTGGCTCTGAAGTAacaggttgttttttttcaaaacaattCGGACCTTACATTTTATATTCTCGTTTACATTTACTTCATTTTGCATGACTAGTCTGCTGTAACAgaccaaaaaaatatatgaatgttCAGCCCAGCCTTTTTTTCAAATTTAGTATTTCATCATCATCCACTTATGCTACTTCAATTCACAATTCATTTTGTCCTGATCTACTAATTCTTCTTCAATTTAAACCACTTAATTTGGAGGCTTTGGAGCATTTTTACTCAAGGGTAAGCAGTACTCATCCTGTTGGAGCCCAAGAAACTGAATCTTCCAGAAAAGTCCCTACCAAACTTTTTTCCATTACTCTTTAGCTATTTATGAGATACTTTTATCTCACGCGACTTACAGATTTTAGATGCAGGTCATCAATGAGAAGGAAGGGGTTGTaatggacattggggatcgaaccaagaaCTTCACGACTCTAGTGGTTAGGGTAAAataccctaaccactagacaATCCTGGCTCAAAATATTGCAAAAACAATACAACTATATAAACTACGTGTGACTTATCAGTGTTTTGGAAAAAATGTTGTGTGGAAGATCTGGCAAACTGTAGGTTATTATGGCTTATATGGTCTGCATACTGTACATCCTTATCATTGTGGATTGGGCCAACCTCTTCCCCCTAACGGTAATGGACAGTTTGGTGGCTACACAGGCAACCGCCACCATCTTAGTAGTCGATATTGTCAGAAAGCTTACCATGTCTAAAGAAGCCATGAGGTTCTGTAGACACCGCCCCAGCTCCCTGGCCCTCTTGGAGCCATCGGAGGTTACGCAGGCCGACCTGCATAAAGTctctgcagggagagagagagagagagacaaggttgAGTGCTAGCCTCCATGCAGCGCTAATCAGACATGACAGCCGCAAAGCTAAATGCTATCTCATTCGAATGCTCCCTGGTACTTAGACACATTGAATAAACGAACCGAAAGAGACGGAAAAAGTGGGGAAGATGAGAATTGTGAAATGGATCCACAGTGAGTATATTTAGACAGACCCAATATAATGCACATGAGCAAATTAACGGACACACGCTTGGGCACACTTGTTCCCACTCTGATGGATGTTGGAAGCGCTTTTCCAAGTGAAACTTTCCATATGACGACAATGAATTCATTCTCACAGCGCCAGCTCTGGTCATTATCGCTCTGCACATGATGTCACCAAGGGCCAGCTGATTGTTGGTGCAGGTGTTTGGAAGAGGGACAAAACCCTGCACTGTGTTTATTTCCACTTCTCTGATTGTGATGGTCTAGAGTCTAGGGTAAGGGCTCACTTGTTTGCCTTTGCGTTTCACAGCCTTCACAGACTTAACCTAAACAACGCCATAAAGGAACCACAACAATGGTGGACGACTTTGGCTTCAATGCAGTCTATTCAAACGTAGGTCAGGGCAGCTTCACAAAGAGACACGGCGATGTCTACAGTAGCCCCGCCACTCCCTTCCCCCAAATACACACTACAGCTACGTGAGACCGCTCTAGTGACGTTAAGTGACCTGAACACTTCTATGCAATAACAGAAACAACGGTAAACACCATGCCATATTTCATCTCTGTTTATTTTTAACTGTCAAGTGAATATAAGCGGGAACATTCACGAGCCATCGGTAACTATGTTCTGCTTTGGCTCAAGGGTTGAATTCATGGCAAATGAAAGCACAATTTGGACTCACCTTGGTGTGTCCACAGCGAGGTGAGTCCAAATTGTAAACAAGTATAATGTGGGCTCAGCACTGTGATTGTATGTTTTTTGCGTTCCATCCATCACAAGTGGTTCCACATAGTGCTTTCTGGCAGTGGTAACGTTTTAGAAGTAGTAGTTTTACTACCCTTGCTCTGGTTAGAGCAAgggtactactactactactactacatgaaCATAAATGAGAGTGTCTACCTTTGATGATGGACTCGGCCGCAGCCAGGTCTCTCTTGTAGGTCACCTGGAAGGCAGGGATCCAATCTCCTTAGATACAGTATAAGCGGTGGGTACAGCCCAGGGCTACGTGTTTTATTACATTGTGAATCAATTATAACctgctccctcttctctcttcctgaCTCATCCTTCATTACCGTAAATATGCTACATCAGTCATTTCTTTGATCCTTATCGCTTAAGCGGTGATGAGCACCCAGCTGGCCTGGCACCGCGGGGCCAGACCCACTGGCCCCTGGCCGGCTCACCTTCCACAGCGTTGGCGGGCCCTCGATGAGCTTGGCTCTGGTGCCGGTGTGCTGTAAGGCCAGGTGGAGACACTCGGTTCCAAAGTCAAAGTCGAACTCGCTGCACTGAGGGGACAGGAGACACATGTTAGGCTGTTACTGACAGATGTGGGTCCCAGTGATGCCTTGTTATCTTAATCCATGTGAACAGTGGCCAGGGCGTATGACCCTCCCCAGCCGAAAGGTAATGGGATCCAACCCTAAGGTCTGCAGACCCCATGCAGGCATCTCAGGTATTACCTGCTCTGAAATCACATGTACATGGATGATTAAATAGTAAACAGGTCATGTCACAAACAGTGAAAAAGCACATTCCGCTGTAAACACTAGGCAGTGTCTCAAAAAACTATTCACCAACATGTTTTAATACCCATCGTACATATTCAAAGCTTTTGTTCTGCACGATCTGCAGGATATTGAAGCTACGTTTAATACTCCCCCCACCAAAAACACCCTAGCTCTCAAATAGAAGAATAAGTCATTCTAAAGGCATTGAGTATCCCTCCGTttattgtttttaaatggaCCAGGCAATCCCTCCTCAATGGGAAGGCTCCCACCCAGCTATAGCTGGTGGGCAGAAGTCCCTAAACGGTCGCTGTACATCACGTGTACCTCTGGATCTATGCCATGAGCTCATCAGGTGTGTGATACCTGCACGACACTACAAAGGCTACCCGAGATTACACCGGGGCAATATTTTATCCAGCTATAAATGACAGGGgtcttttttcttctctctcggCCCCTGGTACTGGGAAATAAGGGTTGTGGTCCTGGAGTAATtcaaccttttgagttttctccCGGTACAAAGCCCCACACCGGAGACAGGATAAAGTATCTCCCCCCTATTGTCTTTCAGCCCAGAGTTCTGCACGGTCTCAATGGATGTCAAGACGCTAATGCGCAAGTGCACTTGGAGATGATTGCATCACCATGTCCTACAGTGCTAACCTGAGAGAGCCGTGACACCTTCTCTTCTCTTGACCGCCTGGAGAGCAGGACGAAGGAGGAGAAAAGCAGGGAGTTTTTTCACACCGTTTCTAACTGTACCCACCACCCAGCAGCACCGCCACTCAAGTTCCACCAATTTGTCTTAATTTTCACAACCTGACTGGCCCCGATGGCGCGTTAGGAAATGTAGCTTTCTCTCGCCACATGCGGGGAAGCCAAAATCAACAGGATTCCAATGCAACTTTAAATGATTGTGTGCCATAGGTGAAGAAAATACTGCTGACAAATGGGGCGCCAACTGGGGGCATACTTTAGCGCTTAGCTAAAGGCTGCTGCAGTCTgtcgcccccaccccccacccaaacACCACTTTCAGCTTCAGGGAGCCACTCTGCAGGACTCCAGGTTGGAATACCAAGGCGTTAAATCTTCAGTGAAATAAGTGGGGGTTTCACGATCCACTGGCTTCATGATCAAATGTTAACGGCAAAGACTTTTCCATTCGTCAGGCATGAATGCCAAATCGGTCATGCTGCATATAACTCTGATGCAGACACATTACCGTGCTACTTCCccggtgtgtgcctgtgttatTCTCCTAGCGATACCTTCAATGCTTTTCTACTTCGGCCCAACTCTTGAAATTTTTTAGCATAGACAGACATCACCATTCAGACCGCACACAGGGTCATTTGGTCAGAAATGATGACCTGAATAGTGCTCACCAAAACGAACGTCAACTTCATGTCGTAGAGTTCTTAGTCATAAAGTGGCAGTGGGATGCAGCCTCACTGAACAAAACTTAAATCTTATCAAAAAGTTTaaaattagttttttttataaaacaaaaagCACTCTTTcgaataaaaacatttttttaaccATTTGGAATTGGGATTTGTGAAGAAGCAGCACAAGTGGATTGTGTTAATGTTTGCTTGTAATACAACTAATACATAAATGATGGCCCCCATTGCAACCCATACAGCCCCCAGAAGGAGGGAACCCCCACTCtgccttccttcttctcttgaCCTTTGGGGGGCTAAGGTTAGGGGGTGTCATAACTTTATTGCCcgtaagccctttgagactgcaactctgattaagggctatacaaatgtACTTTACTTCCGAATTATCAAATTAGAAAGAAATAACGTTAGAAATCTTGACTTGTTTCTTCTCTGCTTATAAAAGCAACCCAGATTGATCCATTAAAAACGTCCATATAGCCATAAACCTGACAATaaaacctttttgttttttggtaAATGCATATCATCTTTATTTGTGTCTTATTGTTTCCGGCCAGTGGTTATAATATTTCATGTTGGATTGGATTCAGGCGAGAACCGTTACTACCGTTACTAGTTCTGCAAATGAATTAATGACACAAAAAGTATCTTGTTATTCAACATCTTTAGTCCGCTGTCTTCCATCGCTAGTATTAAAGACAGATGTGACAACAAAGATGCATAACATGGTTTGTTTGAACCCTGTTAGTCTCTCTAGTCCTCATGTGATTGCTGTTGTGGACACCTATACCACCCTGAAATAAATCACCTCCAGCCAACCTCAGCACGCTTGAAGAAAGGACTTTCTGTCTACTAACTGTTGCGAGTAAGGACAACTAGCAAATAACCCCCTGATGCCTTGATCATTTCAACATGTTGAAAACATATTCAGGAGTTTCTACATTTATGACCCATCTACAGAGCCTGGGATGAACATGAGAGTTCACAACAAATGTCACATTGGGACAGGTCGTGATAAACATCCATTTTTTTGACCTACTTTTTTAATTTAGGATTTATTTAGTTACGATGATACAATTCATTTTGTACGCTTATTTAAATATAACATTACCCATGTTTATCCGTTCAACAATGCACATCAACATTTTTGGTGTAAAAGATAACCAAGAAGCAGGCACCATTTAACAGGGTCTGAACCTTTTGTGTGGATGCTCCTACCTTTTGATAGGCCTGATGGATGACACAGTAGAGGAACCCCTGTGGCATCTCACTAGCCCGGTACTTCCCCCTCTCCAGAGAGTGGTCCAGGTAGCCCTCAGAGGTGGTGGCAATCACCGTGGAAACCAGGGGACGGATGGCCCCCGATGCCTTAAAGAAATTAAGAGTGAAAGTAAGGCCTGTGACACTCGTGCAGATAGCGCAATACTTCGCTTTTTGGAAGAAGAAATGGCATCCTATACAGAGAAGTAGTACAAATATTGCTTTTATGGTGAAGTAGAGACAGCATTGTTATTCATCCTATCTGGAAGTTGAACAGTTTAAATATGAAAATACCAAAGGTGAATACAATAAATTAAGTAAAACGGTATATTGAGATTCATCTTGGATATAAAGACAAAACTCAGCTAAATGATTTTGGTCGTATTGACCTGGCCAGGGTGTTTGATCATTCAGGGGTTCTTTGAGACTTAATCTTTGACCAGAGTAGCCTAGCCCCACTAAATCCTCCCTAACCCCAACAGCTTTCGGAAACCACCCCTCCGTCCTTGGAAATCCTTTTGAGAAACAATATTTATGTGGTATAATCTTTCACCTGACCACGGAAGgagaagtgtgtgcgtgtgtcagcatGTGCACGTGAGAACATATGTTCTTTGTGTTACACGTGTTGTTGAAATGAAAATGAATCTGCCGCACCGTTGCAGAGATACCCATTCTATCATGTGtgaggtcaagccgcataatgaAGACCAGACCACATTGCTGGAAGAATTCAttcaacacacatgcatacgcagaGCGGTGAAGATCTAGCATAGATATAAAGAGGAAAAAAGTTGGCGATATataagagcacacacacacacacacacacacacacacacacacacacacacacacacacacacacacacacacacacacacacacacacacacacacacacacacacacacacacacacactttgtgtcaGTTAGGTTATGCTTTGATCCTAGTCTGTCTGACGTGTACATCCTATAACTGCTTCTATCGGAGGTCCTGAAGTCCTTACAAGTTATGATGAAACTGatctgtgttttttatttattttttacgtcTGCACTGCGATTGCATTgttcatgcaaacacacaaaagttACTTACCAATTTGAGCACACCAAATGTTTATAAAAGTTaaactaaaaaataaaataaaaaacacagcaTGAAAAAACACAAGTTATGCAATGAATGCAATTCCTGACTAAAACATAAGCCGCACACATAATGAGCAGTATTAACCAGTATTTCACCACAGTTGGCACTGTCCCTACTGTTGGACCTTAGTGTGTGGTTGCCTGTAGGCGGTGTAGGAGAGTTGTATAGAGGGAGAGCACAAAAATGATTCTTTAACTAATCAACTCAAAAAACTTACCTCCCACTATGATCCCTCCCTCGCTATGTTTCTCTGCCATTAAGAAGTGTTGCATTTTActcacctgtgattgacaggcaataTTGAATCTGCAGAAgaaatgccctgattggtcagaaaatACCAGGAGCGGTCTGAAATCTAAATTGGCTCAGAAAGATGCAGGCAAGTGCAGCCAGGTGGAAACAGATCTTCTCACTGCGCATTTCCCTCACTAATTGCTGATGGATTAACGAGGCCTTTtttaacttaaaaaaaatagcTCTTAATTCAAACCTACAGCCTCTGTAATAAACATACTCAGTCTGAGTAAACAAACCCCGTTCTCCTTTGCAGCCATGGCAATCTCCAACAGGAAGTCCTCCTCCACAAAGGGCCGCACGGCATCATGGATGATGACCACGTCTGGCGTTGCAGCGCTCTCGCCCGGGTCGAGGGCCTGCACGCCGTTGAATATGGACCTGTGCCGGGTGGCACCGCCAGACACGACACGGACCTTTGTGTGCTTAAAGCGCTGGACGATGTCTCTCATCAGCGCGATGCTTTCTTCTGCAACTACCACCACAATGTGTTGGATCCATGACAGCCTGTCAGAAAACGAGAATGTTATGCTCTCATTGGTTAAGTGATTCCAGGATATGTGTTGATTTTCTGTCTTGCTAAAAGACCTAGGTCATAAGTTGCTCAAAAGATAACT of Gadus macrocephalus chromosome 11, ASM3116895v1 contains these proteins:
- the crppa gene encoding D-ribitol-5-phosphate cytidylyltransferase isoform X1 codes for the protein MNLSSDPDRSGQPECSSRHGGGHKATSGVHFTVSVVLPAGGTGERTGLVTPKQFYMFLNRPLISYTIQAFERLSWIQHIVVVVAEESIALMRDIVQRFKHTKVRVVSGGATRHRSIFNGVQALDPGESAATPDVVIIHDAVRPFVEEDFLLEIAMAAKENGASGAIRPLVSTVIATTSEGYLDHSLERGKYRASEMPQGFLYCVIHQAYQKCSEFDFDFGTECLHLALQHTGTRAKLIEGPPTLWKVTYKRDLAAAESIIKETLCRSACVTSDGSKRARELGRCLQNLMASLDMELDVLPEPIGDASRLSKEWNFIKLFVNGSGLSEVEETVKALEAANRALLHPVVVVWVRLDTSDGMSVSETGAGHLPLMELASAAKLKNILLYGILFLLSEEDAGFSEGSVKRLAELTYTLIHDRNALLAGQMLCA
- the crppa gene encoding D-ribitol-5-phosphate cytidylyltransferase isoform X2, yielding MNLSSDPDRSGQPECSSRHGGGHKATSGVHFTVSVVLPAGGTGERTGLVTPKQFYMFLNRPLISYTIQAFERLSWIQHIVVVVAEESIALMRDIVQRFKHTKVRVVSGGATRHRSIFNGVQALDPGESAATPDVVIIHDAVRPFVEEDFLLEIAMAAKENGASGAIRPLVSTVIATTSEGYLDHSLERGKYRASEMPQGFLYCVIHQAYQKCSEFDFDFGTECLHLALQHTGTRAKLIEGPPTLWKVTYKRDLAAAESIIKETLCRSACVTSDGSKRARELGRCLQNLMASLDMELDVLPEPIGDASRLSKEWNFIKLFVNGSGLSEVEETVKALEAANRALLHPVVVVWVRLDTSDGMSVSETGAGHLPLMELASAAKLKNILLYGILFLLSEHRLPGPISRRLFVLQ
- the crppa gene encoding D-ribitol-5-phosphate cytidylyltransferase isoform X3, with product MNLSSDPDRSGQPECSSRHGGGHKATSGVHFTVSVVLPAGGTGERTGLVTPKQFYMFLNRPLISYTIQAFERLSWIQHIVVVVAEESIALMRDIVQRFKHTKVRVVSGGATRHRSIFNGVQALDPGESAATPDVVIIHDAVRPFVEEDFLLEIAMAAKENGASGAIRPLVSTVIATTSEGYLDHSLERGKYRASEMPQGFLYCVIHQAYQKCSEFDFDFGTECLHLALQHTGTRAKLIEGPPTLWKVTYKRDLAAAESIIKETLCRSACVTSDGSKRARELGRCLQNLMASLDMELDVLPEPIGDASRLSKEWNFIKLFVNGSGLSEVEETVKALEAANRALLHPVVVVWEDAGFSEGSVKRLAELTYTLIHDRNALLAGQMLCA